A region from the Desulfoglaeba alkanexedens ALDC genome encodes:
- a CDS encoding nucleotidyl transferase AbiEii/AbiGii toxin family protein, with protein MKISPEKLAPEAQATGFRPDVLEKVAHLLGLLDAMRSHPFLKGKLVLKGGTALNLFVFDVPRLSVDIDLNYVGAEDRDGMLAERPKVEQAVQAVFAREGFTVRRMPEEHAGGKWSLRYESAPGRSGNLEVDINFMFRVPLWPVVTSDSHAVGTWRAIGIPVLDRHELAAGKLAALLSRRQARDLFDSHRILRMKNLDSHRLRIGFMVYGAMNRKDWRTVSSDDVDFDAMDLARRLAPTLRVNAAEVQAESAEYGSRLVRECREGLSVVLPFTNSERKFLDLLLDRGVIDPTLLTADESLQRRIQSQPLLEWKALNVRRHKGLP; from the coding sequence ATGAAAATCTCCCCAGAGAAGCTGGCCCCCGAAGCGCAGGCAACGGGCTTCAGACCGGATGTGCTCGAAAAGGTCGCTCACCTGCTTGGGCTGCTCGATGCCATGCGAAGCCACCCTTTCCTCAAAGGGAAGTTGGTCCTCAAGGGCGGAACGGCCTTGAATCTTTTCGTCTTCGATGTTCCCCGGCTCTCCGTCGACATCGATCTGAACTACGTGGGAGCCGAAGATCGTGACGGCATGCTCGCCGAGCGTCCCAAGGTCGAGCAGGCTGTTCAAGCGGTCTTCGCTCGGGAGGGCTTTACCGTCAGGCGGATGCCTGAAGAACACGCCGGAGGCAAGTGGTCGTTGCGGTATGAAAGCGCCCCCGGCCGGAGCGGGAACCTCGAAGTGGACATCAATTTCATGTTCCGTGTCCCGTTATGGCCGGTGGTGACCAGCGACTCTCATGCCGTCGGGACTTGGCGGGCCATAGGGATTCCCGTGCTGGATCGCCATGAACTGGCGGCCGGGAAGCTCGCGGCGTTGCTCTCGCGTAGACAGGCGCGGGACCTGTTCGACAGCCATCGGATTCTCCGAATGAAAAACCTCGATTCCCACCGCCTTCGTATCGGATTTATGGTCTACGGCGCGATGAACAGGAAGGATTGGAGGACGGTCTCCTCGGACGATGTGGACTTCGACGCCATGGATTTGGCCAGGCGGTTGGCCCCTACGCTGCGCGTCAATGCGGCCGAGGTCCAAGCAGAATCAGCCGAATACGGGTCGCGCCTTGTAAGGGAATGCCGTGAAGGTCTATCCGTAGTATTGCCCTTCACGAACTCCGAGCGTAAGTTCTTGGACCTGCTGCTGGACCGAGGAGTGATCGACCCCACGCTTTTGACCGCCGACGAATCTCTTCAGCGACGCATACAATCCCAGCCCCTTCTCGAATGGAAGGCGCTTAACGTGCGGCGTCATAAGGGATTGCCCTGA
- a CDS encoding type IV toxin-antitoxin system AbiEi family antitoxin domain-containing protein, with product MKHDEFFRKHPVFTGEELAQHLSSHGDVGGRAQEALLAYHRKAGHVVRVRRGLYAVIPPGADTDSYPVDPFLVAAKLTPDSVLSHHTALEFHGKAYSVYTHITYSASRPLGPLTFRSHVFRGTRFPQALIRAGKVHVGVSTPERAGMELRVASLERTLVDVLDRPDLSGSWEEIWRSLESVEFFDLDKVVEYALLLGNATTGAKVGFFLEQHREPLMVEDRHLKALHDLRPRQPHYLDRAKRTSGRLVSKWNLVVPREVLERAWGEVL from the coding sequence ATGAAACATGATGAGTTCTTCCGAAAGCACCCGGTTTTCACCGGAGAGGAACTGGCCCAACATCTGTCCTCCCATGGTGACGTCGGCGGGCGGGCCCAGGAGGCGCTCCTGGCGTACCACCGGAAGGCTGGACACGTCGTTCGGGTACGCCGCGGATTGTATGCCGTCATCCCGCCGGGAGCGGACACCGATTCGTATCCGGTCGATCCGTTCCTCGTCGCCGCGAAGCTGACGCCGGATTCGGTGTTGTCGCACCATACGGCGCTGGAGTTTCACGGAAAGGCTTACTCGGTTTATACACACATCACGTACTCGGCATCCCGCCCGCTTGGACCTCTGACGTTCCGCTCCCATGTTTTCCGGGGAACCAGGTTTCCACAGGCTCTCATCCGCGCGGGAAAAGTCCACGTCGGCGTTTCGACCCCAGAGCGCGCCGGAATGGAGCTACGGGTCGCGAGCCTGGAGCGGACCTTGGTGGACGTCCTGGATCGTCCGGACCTTTCGGGAAGCTGGGAGGAAATCTGGCGGTCGCTGGAGTCGGTCGAGTTCTTCGACCTCGACAAGGTCGTGGAGTACGCGCTCCTGCTCGGAAACGCGACCACCGGGGCGAAGGTGGGGTTCTTTCTCGAACAGCACCGCGAACCGTTGATGGTGGAGGACCGTCACCTCAAGGCGCTTCACGATCTGCGGCCCCGGCAACCGCATTATCTGGACCGAGCCAAGCGGACATCCGGTCGCCTCGTATCGAAATGGAACCTGGTAGTTCCAAGGGAAGTGCTCGAACGGGCATGGGGGGAGGTACTATGA
- a CDS encoding HTH domain-containing protein, with protein sequence MSQPDDQARKRPKQRKSVSSLSSKKLWQTTGKTPAATVSAQLYSDIKKSGNKSPFVLVASQTFGLRELGAKPSAVEKSSSGTPLVEPKVKASAKVYSFAVAAEKVLEQFSNKRPMHFRDITKKALEQGWLDTEGKTPDATMGAQIYTAIKRAQRRGEQPRFVQDGRGVFGLRKWMGHGLSYEIEQHNRQVRQALRKHLLGLKPKEFEELIGLLLVEMGFEDIEVVGRTGDGGVDVRATLVVGDVIRIRMAVQAKRWKIGNNVQAPDVQRVRGSLGTHDQGLIITTSDFSPGACREAERADAVPVGLMNGEQLVTLLAAHDIGVMRRSQSIIELDEGQHGEKA encoded by the coding sequence ATGAGCCAACCCGATGACCAAGCCCGCAAGCGCCCGAAACAGCGCAAGTCGGTTTCATCCTTGTCGAGCAAGAAGCTCTGGCAAACGACCGGCAAGACACCAGCCGCCACCGTGAGCGCCCAGCTCTACTCGGACATAAAAAAAAGCGGCAACAAGTCGCCCTTTGTCCTCGTCGCCTCGCAGACCTTTGGACTGCGCGAACTGGGCGCGAAGCCGTCTGCCGTGGAGAAGTCCTCTTCCGGAACGCCATTGGTGGAGCCGAAAGTAAAGGCCTCCGCCAAGGTTTATTCCTTCGCGGTGGCAGCGGAGAAGGTTTTGGAGCAGTTCAGCAACAAGCGCCCCATGCATTTTCGCGACATCACCAAGAAAGCTCTTGAACAGGGCTGGCTCGACACCGAGGGCAAGACCCCGGACGCGACCATGGGCGCTCAAATATACACCGCGATCAAGCGGGCCCAGCGGCGAGGCGAACAGCCGCGTTTCGTCCAGGACGGGCGAGGCGTCTTCGGCCTCAGGAAATGGATGGGACATGGCCTGTCCTACGAGATCGAACAGCACAACCGGCAAGTGCGACAGGCTCTCCGCAAACACCTCTTGGGATTGAAACCAAAGGAGTTTGAGGAACTCATCGGCCTTCTCCTGGTTGAAATGGGCTTTGAAGACATTGAAGTCGTCGGGCGAACCGGCGACGGCGGCGTGGATGTGAGGGCCACGCTTGTTGTCGGCGACGTCATCCGCATCCGCATGGCCGTCCAAGCCAAGAGGTGGAAGATCGGCAACAACGTTCAGGCCCCGGACGTTCAGCGCGTGCGTGGAAGCCTCGGTACCCACGACCAGGGCCTCATCATCACCACCAGCGACTTCAGCCCCGGCGCGTGCAGAGAAGCCGAACGCGCCGATGCCGTCCCTGTGGGCCTGATGAACGGCGAACAACTCGTTACGCTTCTTGCGGCCCACGATATCGGGGTGATGCGCCGATCGCAGAGCATCATCGAGCTGGACGAGGGGCAACACGGGGAGAAGGCATGA
- the mads1 gene encoding methylation-associated defense system helix-turn-helix domain-containing protein MAD1, producing the protein MEDRWLSVDEIAAYLGIKRDTVYKWISEKQMPSHRMGRLWKFRKEEVDEWVKTGGADNSRIDDSGKAEKR; encoded by the coding sequence ATGGAAGATCGATGGCTCTCCGTAGATGAGATAGCGGCCTATCTCGGGATCAAGCGGGATACGGTCTACAAATGGATTTCTGAAAAGCAGATGCCCTCGCACCGGATGGGCCGCCTATGGAAATTCCGCAAGGAAGAAGTGGATGAGTGGGTGAAGACAGGCGGAGCAGATAATAGCCGTATTGACGATAGCGGGAAGGCTGAGAAGAGATGA
- a CDS encoding gamma-glutamylcyclotransferase family protein, whose translation MLRLFVYGTLKPGFWNHDRFCRGVLAVEDAVVRGRLFETSSGIPVLQVPEEDILAVGTTNPRADVATQAHVTARVSNPEPTPDRPPKKGTGAPWGDVYGEPLTFDDPETRLPTIDRLEGFYPGGPCLYRRVLVPILVNGAVLPAWLYVGENPMSRRFTPLGESRWPR comes from the coding sequence ATGCTGAGACTCTTCGTCTACGGCACCCTGAAGCCCGGTTTCTGGAACCACGACCGCTTCTGCCGGGGAGTCCTGGCGGTGGAGGACGCCGTGGTCCGCGGCCGCCTCTTCGAGACATCCTCCGGAATCCCGGTCCTGCAGGTCCCGGAAGAGGACATCCTCGCCGTCGGTACCACCAACCCGCGCGCCGACGTGGCCACACAAGCGCACGTGACGGCCCGCGTGTCCAATCCCGAGCCAACCCCCGACCGGCCCCCGAAGAAGGGCACAGGCGCGCCCTGGGGCGACGTGTACGGGGAACCCCTCACCTTCGACGACCCCGAGACCCGCCTCCCGACCATCGACCGGCTGGAGGGATTCTACCCCGGCGGTCCCTGCCTCTACCGCCGCGTTCTGGTACCGATCCTGGTAAATGGAGCGGTTCTTCCGGCTTGGCTTTACGTGGGTGAAAACCCAATGTCGAGGAGGTTCACGCCTCTCGGCGAGTCTCGGTGGCCCCGGTAG
- a CDS encoding helicase-related protein codes for MRVETARTSNDGTWTVGLVGTHTERFRKVTLTNQDIKGLTILDSGFTFDGDGHLLRLGLQAYSLGIAWEFDPYFGLSISRVDPLPHQLEAIYDYLLKLARVRFLLADDAGAGKTIMAGLLIRELQLRGLAKRILIVCPANLSFQWQRELKEKFDEKFLVLKGWDIRDQFGVNQWLEQKKVITSLDLAKRTEILPGLRQVHWDLIIVDEAHRMSWTPPARKTARYALGELLRDTSDNILLLTATPHKGDPANFSLFLQLLDADAYADVRSIHEAMERRRAPFYLRRTKEAMVYFPERRTDGTWAAEKIFTKRIPHTVDFQIDGPEFDLYREITRFVKRQSAKAAAQGDDPRARAVGFLMSLYQRRLASSTYAMRHSLENRARRLEEGIKKAQELARQAPPDLPDPDEIEEMEENERERLEEMLEAITLAGNAEQIREEIAELRGLAKQAQAVEDSDAEAKLSKLKDLLHQEGFFDHPEQRLLLFTEFKDTLDYLVGKLKTWGFKVGCIHGGMKPGSRDESGTRLYSEQQFREGAIQVLVATEAAGEGINLQVCNILFNYDIPWNPNRLEQRMGRIHRYGQRKDCLIFNFVATNTIEGRVLQRLLEKLQEIRDALDDDAVFNVVGEVLPAAHMERVLRDYYSGKLGDADLEERLLENVDEGRFRAICQNALEGLAAKKLNLEMLIERRARAQERRVVPETIARFIREASEYVPLKLKIIEGLLHTFEPARTPPALQRHEREPDWKLPSLASRYPRCSTDREVAETHNLEWITPGHPLFEALRRHAYNKAAEAFGKGACFYSLQHEKPSRIDFYRARVVDGLGHIVHERLFAVELIGDGEPRLREPNMLGNFSPAEPPEQIPAIAAEPEPSEWLHKSALQPFLEETREERLAEVQRIVEHVELSLTELLQRADEEIGKANEDKEKGIAGADGRLAQAENRHAELLARRERRRQELERQRSLSLQAVERIASVLVLPHPEREAPDVRRMRPNLETEATAMQVVMEHEQAQGRQVYDVHEKNLGYDVTSLDLNSGELRLIEVKGLSAATGTILLTPNERRVAEDRRDCYWLYVVTNCATHPILQEPIKDPARFPWQEVTKVAHYWLEVNAMTRPMMVREDRAPYGREKP; via the coding sequence ATGCGGGTAGAGACGGCGCGCACCAGCAATGACGGGACTTGGACTGTCGGTCTTGTTGGCACGCACACCGAACGTTTCAGAAAGGTTACGCTTACAAATCAGGACATTAAAGGGCTAACCATCCTTGACTCCGGTTTCACTTTCGATGGCGATGGCCATCTCCTTCGTTTGGGTCTTCAAGCATATTCGCTCGGCATCGCCTGGGAATTCGATCCCTATTTCGGCCTTTCGATTTCAAGGGTCGACCCGCTACCTCATCAGCTCGAGGCCATCTACGACTATCTTCTGAAACTGGCGCGTGTCCGTTTCCTGCTTGCCGACGACGCCGGAGCCGGAAAAACAATCATGGCCGGCCTCCTCATACGTGAACTCCAACTGCGCGGGCTTGCCAAGCGGATTCTGATCGTCTGTCCTGCCAACCTGTCGTTCCAGTGGCAGCGGGAACTGAAGGAAAAGTTCGATGAGAAATTCCTCGTCCTGAAAGGCTGGGACATTCGTGACCAGTTCGGTGTCAACCAATGGCTGGAACAGAAAAAAGTCATCACGTCGCTTGACCTTGCCAAGCGGACAGAAATCCTGCCGGGATTGAGACAGGTCCACTGGGATCTCATTATCGTAGACGAAGCCCACCGCATGTCCTGGACTCCCCCTGCCCGCAAGACGGCGCGCTACGCCCTCGGAGAACTCCTACGGGACACATCGGACAACATTCTTTTGCTGACAGCAACACCGCACAAGGGTGATCCGGCCAATTTTTCACTATTCCTGCAATTACTCGATGCGGATGCCTATGCTGATGTCCGCTCCATCCACGAGGCCATGGAACGTCGCCGCGCACCGTTCTATCTTCGCCGCACGAAGGAGGCGATGGTCTATTTTCCCGAACGGCGGACGGACGGAACCTGGGCAGCAGAGAAGATTTTCACAAAGCGCATTCCGCACACGGTCGACTTTCAGATCGATGGTCCGGAGTTCGATCTTTACCGAGAGATTACCCGTTTCGTTAAGCGCCAGAGTGCGAAAGCCGCCGCCCAGGGCGACGACCCCCGCGCCCGCGCGGTCGGTTTCTTGATGTCCCTCTATCAGCGCAGGCTGGCCTCCAGCACCTACGCCATGCGGCATAGCCTGGAAAACCGGGCGCGCAGATTGGAAGAAGGTATCAAGAAGGCCCAGGAACTGGCCCGACAGGCTCCACCCGACCTTCCCGATCCGGATGAGATCGAGGAAATGGAGGAAAACGAGCGCGAGCGGCTAGAAGAGATGCTTGAAGCCATCACGCTCGCAGGAAACGCCGAACAAATCCGCGAGGAGATCGCGGAACTTCGCGGGCTTGCCAAACAGGCCCAGGCCGTTGAAGATTCCGATGCGGAAGCAAAACTGTCAAAGCTCAAAGACCTGCTTCATCAGGAAGGCTTCTTTGATCATCCTGAACAGCGTTTGCTGCTCTTTACCGAGTTCAAGGATACCCTCGACTATCTTGTCGGAAAACTCAAGACATGGGGCTTCAAGGTCGGCTGCATCCATGGCGGTATGAAGCCGGGCTCCCGCGATGAGTCGGGTACGCGTCTTTACTCGGAGCAGCAATTTCGTGAAGGCGCAATCCAGGTGCTCGTTGCAACCGAGGCGGCAGGAGAAGGCATCAACCTGCAGGTCTGCAATATTCTTTTCAATTACGACATCCCATGGAACCCGAATCGCCTTGAGCAACGCATGGGACGCATCCATCGTTATGGTCAGCGGAAGGACTGTCTCATCTTCAATTTCGTGGCTACAAACACCATTGAGGGGCGGGTTCTTCAGCGACTCTTGGAGAAGCTCCAGGAAATTCGTGATGCGCTGGACGACGACGCAGTCTTCAACGTTGTCGGAGAAGTTCTCCCCGCCGCGCATATGGAGCGCGTACTTCGGGACTACTACTCAGGTAAACTCGGCGATGCCGACCTCGAAGAACGTCTCCTTGAGAACGTTGACGAAGGGCGTTTCCGGGCAATATGCCAAAACGCGCTCGAAGGTCTGGCGGCCAAGAAGCTCAACTTGGAGATGCTGATCGAGCGTCGGGCCCGGGCACAGGAACGCCGCGTGGTCCCGGAAACCATCGCTCGTTTTATTCGCGAGGCGTCCGAATACGTTCCGCTTAAGTTAAAAATCATAGAGGGTTTGCTTCATACCTTCGAGCCTGCCCGGACACCGCCGGCACTTCAACGGCACGAACGTGAACCGGACTGGAAACTTCCCAGCCTGGCGTCGAGGTATCCACGTTGCTCCACCGACCGTGAAGTCGCTGAAACCCACAACCTTGAATGGATCACCCCCGGTCATCCCCTCTTCGAGGCCCTCCGCAGGCATGCCTATAACAAAGCGGCCGAAGCGTTCGGAAAAGGGGCATGTTTTTATTCCCTGCAACACGAGAAGCCTTCACGTATCGACTTCTATCGTGCCCGTGTAGTAGACGGACTCGGCCATATCGTTCATGAGCGTCTTTTTGCGGTGGAACTTATCGGCGACGGTGAGCCAAGGCTTCGCGAACCTAACATGCTGGGGAACTTTTCGCCTGCGGAGCCTCCAGAGCAGATACCCGCTATTGCCGCGGAGCCCGAGCCATCAGAGTGGCTGCATAAGAGCGCACTTCAGCCGTTTCTCGAGGAAACACGGGAAGAGCGTTTGGCAGAGGTGCAACGCATTGTCGAACATGTCGAGCTGTCCTTGACCGAGCTGCTGCAGCGTGCGGATGAAGAAATCGGAAAAGCCAATGAAGATAAGGAAAAGGGCATTGCCGGCGCAGATGGCCGTTTGGCTCAGGCCGAAAACCGACACGCTGAACTCTTGGCCCGCCGAGAACGGCGCAGGCAGGAGCTGGAACGTCAGCGGTCGCTGTCCCTGCAGGCAGTGGAACGAATAGCGAGCGTCCTTGTCCTTCCTCATCCCGAGCGGGAGGCGCCGGATGTGCGCCGCATGCGACCGAACCTGGAGACCGAGGCCACCGCCATGCAAGTGGTGATGGAACATGAGCAAGCCCAGGGCCGCCAAGTTTACGACGTTCACGAAAAGAACCTGGGTTACGACGTTACCAGCTTGGACCTAAACTCCGGCGAGTTGCGGCTCATTGAAGTCAAGGGTCTATCCGCGGCGACAGGCACAATCCTCCTCACACCAAACGAAAGGCGCGTGGCCGAGGACCGCCGGGATTGCTACTGGCTCTATGTTGTTACCAATTGCGCCACCCATCCGATCCTGCAGGAGCCGATCAAAGACCCAGCCAGATTCCCCTGGCAGGAAGTGACCAAGGTCGCCCACTACTGGCTCGAAGTAAACGCCATGACGAGACCGATGATGGTCAGGGAGGATCGTGCGCCATATGGAAGGGAAAAGCCATGA
- a CDS encoding Fic family protein yields the protein MITLRLFSHEFESVPAATSWYLADLGEARGKQELFTRQSPQRLKVLREHALIESAVSSNRIEGVEVDQSRIATIVFGRPLLRDRDEEEVRGYRQALTWIHEQGEKIPISEETILQLHRMTRGEIWDAGKYKEKDGDIIEKFPDGRSRVRFKTVPAKDTPICMRDLVELYDDAVKDRKVPPLVLLAAFNLDFLCIHPFRDGNGRVSRLLMLLQCYHLGIEVGRYISLERLIEQHKERYYETLQQSSQGWHEGKHDPWPYINYLLSILKMAYKEFEDRMGRIKSPRGAKTGLIEKAVRDFSSEFSVSDLERACPGVSRDMVRRVLRDLQARGDVECLGRGPGALWRKREKR from the coding sequence ATGATAACCCTGCGGCTTTTTTCCCACGAGTTCGAATCCGTTCCGGCCGCCACTTCCTGGTACCTCGCCGATCTCGGCGAGGCGCGTGGAAAACAGGAATTGTTCACCCGCCAATCGCCGCAGCGTCTCAAGGTTCTCCGGGAGCACGCACTCATTGAAAGCGCTGTTTCATCAAACCGGATCGAGGGCGTGGAAGTCGATCAATCCCGAATCGCCACCATCGTTTTCGGCCGGCCTCTGCTGCGGGACCGTGACGAGGAGGAAGTCCGGGGGTACCGGCAGGCCCTGACATGGATTCATGAGCAGGGCGAGAAAATTCCGATATCGGAAGAAACCATTTTACAACTCCACCGTATGACACGCGGGGAGATCTGGGATGCGGGAAAATACAAGGAAAAAGATGGCGACATCATCGAAAAGTTTCCGGATGGCAGGTCGCGGGTCCGCTTCAAGACGGTTCCGGCTAAGGACACGCCGATCTGCATGCGGGATCTTGTCGAGTTGTACGACGATGCCGTCAAGGATCGAAAAGTCCCGCCTCTTGTCCTTTTAGCCGCCTTCAACCTGGATTTTCTGTGCATCCATCCGTTTCGTGACGGCAACGGCCGGGTGTCCCGGCTTCTGATGCTCCTTCAATGTTACCATCTCGGTATCGAGGTCGGGCGATATATCAGCCTGGAGCGCCTTATTGAACAGCACAAGGAACGTTACTACGAAACCCTTCAGCAAAGCTCCCAGGGCTGGCATGAGGGCAAGCACGACCCGTGGCCATACATCAATTATCTCTTGTCGATTTTGAAAATGGCTTACAAGGAATTTGAAGACCGTATGGGCCGGATCAAGTCTCCACGAGGCGCTAAAACGGGATTGATCGAAAAGGCCGTGAGGGATTTTTCTTCGGAATTTTCGGTAAGCGATTTGGAGAGAGCCTGTCCGGGTGTAAGCCGGGATATGGTTCGCAGGGTCCTTCGGGATCTTCAGGCCAGAGGTGATGTCGAATGTCTCGGGCGAGGCCCCGGGGCTCTGTGGCGCAAAAGGGAAAAGAGGTAA
- a CDS encoding AAA family ATPase, translating into MREEFFQEVCEAEDLSIRGPDNPRSNGWVFEPDRQRELLKRFWGKLEPKNSLVFYYCNHGNPLDENAPRIVVGVGRIAEVGPQFYFGTTSKYQDQYPVWSRRTTQAYPDQGVRIPYQEYLRDGHRADDIICRVPRNALLPFSYGGEHVSDDVAVAIIERIIQCVERVKVEGHVAADWERRLSWLNDALAEAWTGRGPFPGAGSVLQYLGFSKGTSFQRTVLAPMANQGKNSWEYVLSILGGKAEPDAGPYKAGLLKARERWGLLKSRHALLSKLARFELSPGQVQRIANPDQRAASGIDANEDALVANPILAESDLGAADSDPVALETVDHGLRPEGNASLFADDDEVSHDDRRRVRAVGVAVLQEAASSGDTVLTFGDFLSRIIDRFPERRACRPDREIVLAEIDFYQRLLWTALDSDPELVALKYLQSLEQVIASIIKRRAKKVNPAADPPIEWLGALKGLFGEPKSDRERVALDEKQVALSTLFSRRLSVLTGGAGTGKTSVLKVFLQELVRAEGRHPTLLLAPTGKARVRLSTKTERNAMTIHQFLLKQGWFMPDIFVLKPQSDQRPYQATTVIIDECSMIPTDLFGTLLRALDSGPLSRLILVGDPNQLPPIGPGSQNSIR; encoded by the coding sequence ATGCGCGAGGAGTTTTTCCAAGAAGTCTGCGAAGCGGAAGATCTGTCCATTCGAGGGCCGGACAATCCCCGGAGTAACGGCTGGGTTTTTGAGCCGGACCGTCAACGGGAACTTCTCAAGCGGTTCTGGGGGAAGTTGGAGCCAAAGAATTCCCTGGTCTTCTACTACTGCAATCATGGCAACCCTCTCGACGAGAACGCACCCCGCATTGTTGTCGGCGTAGGAAGGATCGCCGAGGTGGGGCCACAGTTCTACTTCGGCACAACGTCCAAGTATCAAGATCAGTATCCGGTGTGGTCGCGTCGCACTACCCAAGCCTACCCTGACCAGGGAGTGCGCATACCGTACCAGGAGTACCTTCGGGACGGCCATCGGGCGGACGACATCATCTGTCGAGTCCCCCGGAACGCGCTTCTTCCCTTCTCCTACGGCGGGGAGCATGTTTCTGACGATGTTGCGGTTGCCATTATAGAACGCATCATCCAGTGTGTGGAGCGTGTTAAGGTCGAGGGGCACGTTGCTGCGGATTGGGAACGCCGTCTCTCCTGGCTTAATGACGCACTGGCCGAGGCCTGGACCGGCCGGGGCCCGTTCCCCGGTGCCGGTAGCGTACTCCAGTATCTCGGGTTCTCAAAGGGAACCTCGTTCCAGCGAACCGTCCTTGCACCTATGGCGAACCAGGGCAAGAACTCATGGGAGTACGTTCTGTCGATTCTAGGCGGGAAGGCCGAACCAGACGCGGGCCCTTACAAAGCTGGGCTGCTCAAGGCGAGAGAGCGGTGGGGACTCCTTAAGTCCCGCCATGCGCTCTTGTCCAAGCTTGCCCGGTTCGAGCTTTCGCCAGGCCAGGTCCAACGAATCGCCAATCCGGACCAGCGGGCGGCGAGTGGCATCGACGCCAACGAGGACGCGCTGGTTGCCAACCCCATACTTGCCGAGAGCGACCTCGGGGCGGCGGATTCAGATCCCGTGGCCTTGGAGACGGTCGATCACGGTCTACGGCCCGAGGGGAACGCCTCACTGTTTGCAGACGATGACGAAGTTTCCCACGACGATAGGCGCAGGGTTCGGGCAGTGGGAGTCGCGGTCCTCCAGGAGGCTGCCAGCAGCGGGGACACGGTCCTGACGTTCGGCGACTTCCTGAGCCGCATCATCGACCGTTTCCCAGAGCGCCGAGCGTGCCGACCGGACCGGGAGATTGTGCTGGCCGAGATTGATTTTTATCAGCGGCTCCTCTGGACGGCTCTCGATTCAGATCCCGAGCTGGTTGCGCTCAAATACCTCCAGTCGCTGGAACAGGTCATCGCCTCGATTATCAAGCGGCGGGCAAAGAAGGTGAACCCTGCGGCCGATCCACCGATTGAGTGGCTTGGCGCGCTGAAGGGGCTCTTTGGTGAACCGAAGTCCGACCGTGAACGAGTGGCACTGGACGAGAAACAAGTCGCACTCAGCACGTTGTTCTCTCGAAGATTGAGTGTGTTGACAGGAGGTGCCGGCACCGGCAAGACATCGGTCCTCAAGGTATTCCTTCAGGAGTTGGTCCGCGCTGAGGGACGGCATCCGACGCTCTTGCTGGCCCCGACCGGGAAGGCTCGTGTTCGGCTCTCCACAAAGACCGAGCGCAATGCAATGACCATCCACCAGTTCCTGCTGAAGCAGGGCTGGTTCATGCCTGACATCTTCGTACTCAAGCCACAGAGCGATCAGAGGCCCTACCAGGCGACCACCGTTATCATCGACGAGTGTTCGATGATCCCAACGGACCTTTTCGGGACGCTGCTGCGCGCCCTCGACTCGGGCCCGTTGAGTCGTCTGATCCTTGTGGGTGACCCCAACCAGCTACCACCGATTGGTCCGGGGAGCCAAAATTCAATCCGCTGA